The sequence CCCACATTGATATTGCCCTCCGGCCAGCCATCGTGGGTGGCGAGGTCTTGCCGGCATTTGGCATCGAGGTCAGGTGGTAGCTGCGGCCCGATGGGAGGAGAATAATTTCAATGACCTTTTAGGATAATCGACCGGCCTATCCGGAGATATGAACTAAACGACAAACAGAGTGGAAAGGTGTGAGATATGCTTCTGCTAGTTAGAAAAGACTATGAGGCTATCAGCAAGGAGGGTGCCAAGATTGTAGCGGAGCTGGTACGCCGAAAGCCTGACTGTGTCCTGGGCTTTGCCACTGGCAGCACTCCCTTAGGCATGTACCGGGAACTGATCCGCATGCATCGGGAAGATGGACTGGATTTCTCCAAGGTAGCCACTTTCAATCTGGATGAGTATGTGGGACTTCCACCCAAGCATGATCAGAGCTACCACTACTTCATGTGGGAGAACCTGTTCAAGCACATCAATGTCAATCCCCGGTATGTGTATGTTCCCGCTGGTATGGCCGATGATGTGGAGGCACACTGCGATTGGTATGAGGAACAGATTGAGAAATTTGGGGGCATCGATCTGCAGATTCTGGGGATTGGCGGTAACGGACACATTGCCTTCAATGAGCCCGGGTCGTCCCTGGGCTCCCGGACCAGGATTAAGACCCTCACAGATAAGACCCGGCAAGACAATGCGCGTTTTTTTAACAGTATGGATCAGGTGCCCAAGTACGCCATCACCATGGGCATCGGCACCATCATGGATGCCAGGAAGCTGCTCCTGCTGGCTAGTGGTAAAGGCAAAGCCCAGGCCATCAAAAATACCATCGAGGGTCCGATCTCGGCCATGGTGCCGGCCACCATCGTCCAGATGCACCGTCATGCCACCATATTGGTCGACGAAGAGGCGGCCAGCCTGCTGTCTGGTGAATGGCTGATTGAATAGCTGCCAAAGTGACTACTATCATCCGGCAAACAAAGGGGATGAACCATGGTGCTGCTGAATGACTCTGTTAGGGAGGAGATCAAAAAGCGGTTTGTCGAGCTGGTAA is a genomic window of Candidatus Neomarinimicrobiota bacterium containing:
- the nagB gene encoding glucosamine-6-phosphate deaminase, with product MLLLVRKDYEAISKEGAKIVAELVRRKPDCVLGFATGSTPLGMYRELIRMHREDGLDFSKVATFNLDEYVGLPPKHDQSYHYFMWENLFKHINVNPRYVYVPAGMADDVEAHCDWYEEQIEKFGGIDLQILGIGGNGHIAFNEPGSSLGSRTRIKTLTDKTRQDNARFFNSMDQVPKYAITMGIGTIMDARKLLLLASGKGKAQAIKNTIEGPISAMVPATIVQMHRHATILVDEEAASLLSGEWLIE